A single window of Ananas comosus cultivar F153 linkage group 19, ASM154086v1, whole genome shotgun sequence DNA harbors:
- the LOC109725274 gene encoding putative germin-like protein 2-1, with the protein MAAKTLLFALLLVASPFAFASDPSPLQDFCVADEISRVFVNGFVCKDPKLAKPEDFLFSGLDKPGNTSNKFGSKVTLIDASKIPGLNTLGVSMARLDVAPNGLNPPHIHPRATEILTVIEGSLYVGFVTSNPENKLFSKVLNKGDVFVFPKGLIHFEFNYGPTRAVALASLGSQNPGLIRIGESVFGSNPSISDDILAKAFQVDKKIIDWIQAQFASTN; encoded by the exons atgGCAGCTAAAACCCTCCTCTTTGCTCTTCTTTTAGTTGCTTCTCCGTTTGCATTCGCTTCCGATCCTAGTCCTCTCCAAGACTTTTGCGTCGCCGATGAGATATCTCGTG TGTTTGTTAATGGGTTCGTGTGCAAAGATCCAAAGCTAGCCAAACCTGAGGATTTCCTCTTCTCCGGCCTAGACAAGCCTGGAAACACATCCAACAAGTTCGGATCGAAAGTGACCTTAATCGACGCAAGCAAGATTCCCGGTCTCAACACCCTAGGCGTCTCGATGGCTCGTCTTGATGTTGCACCTAACGGTCTCAACCCGCCACACATTCACCCACGTGCCACCGAGATCTTGACTGTGATAGAAGGCTCCCTCTATGTTGGATTCGTCACGTCGAACCCTGAGAACAAACTCTTTTCTAAGGTCCTTAACAAGGGCGATGTGTTCGTGTTCCCTAAGGGTTTGATTCATTTTGAATTCAACTATGGTCCAACTAGGGCAGTCGCCCTCGCTTCCCTGGGTAGCCAGAATCCGGGTCTCATTAGGATTGGCGAATCGGTCTTCGGTTCAAACCCTTCCATTTCTGATGATATTCTTGCTAAGGCCTTTCAGGTGGACAAGAAAATCATAGATTGGATTCAGGCTCAGTTTGCGTCAACAAATTGA
- the LOC109725278 gene encoding germin-like protein 8-2 has protein sequence MATRFLLLALFALVFSQAIASDPSPLQDFCVADKNSPVFVNGLICKNPNFTTPEDFFFKGLDQPGNTMNKLGFNANLVNAMALPGLNTLGISIARLDFAPYGLNPPHTHPRATEVFTVVEGTFYVGFVTSNPDNKLFSKVLNKGDVFVFPEGLIHFQYNIGKTSGFGISGLSSQNPGLITIANAVFKSNPPISDDILAKAFQLDKKIVDWIQTQI, from the exons ATGGCTACGCGCTTTCTCCTCCTTGCTCTCTTTGCCCTTGTGTTTTCTCAGGCCATTGCCTCCGATCCTAGTCCTCTCCAAGACTTTTGCGTTGCCGATAAGAACTCTCCAG TGTTTGTCAATGGACTTATTTGCAAGAACCCGAACTTCACCACCCCTGAAGATTTCTTCTTCAAGGGGCTTGACCAACCTGGTAACACAATGAACAAACTCGGGTTTAATGCAAATCTAGTTAACGCAATGGCGCTTCCCGGACTCAACACGCTCGGCATTTCCATAGCCCGATTGGACTTTGCACCCTATGGTCTCAACCCACCTCACACTCACCCGCGAGCGACCGAGGTCTTCACGGTAGTAGAAGGCACATTCTATGTTGGCTTTGTTACATCTAACCCCGATAACAAACTTTTCTCCAAAGTCTTGAACAAGGGCGATGTGTTCGTGTTCCCCGAAGGGCTTATTCACTTTCAATACAATATCGGAAAGACAAGTGGCTTTGGCATTTCAGGTCTTAGCAGTCAGAATCCTGGCCTCATCACTATAGCAAACGCAGTCTTCAAGTCGAATCCCCCAATCTCAGACGACATTCTCGCCAAAGCATTTCAGCTAGATAAGAAGATTGTAGATTGGATCCAAACTCAAATATAA
- the LOC109725277 gene encoding germin-like protein 8-2: MASRILLFALLALVLSQAIASDPSPLQDFCVADINSPVFVNGLVCKNPNFTTPDDFFFKGLDQPGNTMNKLGFNANLVNAMALPGLNTLGISIARLDFAPYGLNPPHTHPRATEVFTVVEGTFYVGFVTSNPDNKLFSKVLNKGDVFVFPEGLIHFQFNIGKTSGFGISGLSSQNPGLITIANAVFKSNPPISDDILAKAFQLDKKIVDWIQTQI; the protein is encoded by the exons ATGGCTTCTCGCATTCTCCTCTTTGCTCTCCTCGCTCTCGTGCTTTCTCAAGCCATTGCCTCTGATCCTAGTCCTCTCCAAGACTTTTGCGTCGCCGATATAAACTCCCCTG TGTTTGTCAATGGACTGGTTTGCAAGAATCCGAACTTCACCACTCCCGATGATTTCTTCTTCAAAGGGCTTGACCAACCTGGTAACACAATGAACAAACTCGGGTTCAATGCGAATCTAGTTAATGCAATGGCGCTTCCTGGACTCAACACGCTCGGCATTTCCATAGCCCGATTGGACTTTGCACCCTATGGTCTCAACCCACCTCACACTCACCCGCGAGCGACCGAGGTCTTCACGGTAGTAGAAGGCACATTCTATGTTGGTTTCGTTACATCTAACCCCGATAACAAACTCTTCTCCAAAGTCTTGAACAAGGGCGATGTGTTCGTGTTTCCTGAAGGGCTTATTCACTTCCAGTTCAATATTGGGAAGACAAGTGGCTTTGGCATTTCAGGTCTCAGCAGTCAGAATCCTGGCCTAATCACTATAGCAAACGCAGTCTTCAAGTCGAATCCCCCAATCTCAGATGACATTCTCGCCAAGGCATTTCAGCTTGATAAGAAGATTGTAGATTGGATCCAAACTCAAATATAA